The Triticum aestivum cultivar Chinese Spring chromosome 3A, IWGSC CS RefSeq v2.1, whole genome shotgun sequence genome includes a region encoding these proteins:
- the LOC123058713 gene encoding protein LURP-one-related 8-like, translating to MARVHPNMVAAPGAIDEAPASSAVDGPTTLTVWRKSLLFDCKGFTVFDAEGNLAYRVDSYASESGDEVVLMDAAGRPAFTVRRKRLTLQGEQWLVFSGEETRRPVYTVRRSGRGKTLAHVTACAGTGAGPSYEVEGSYARRSCVVYDGERRAVAEIRPKEVVGTDVFRLAVQPGVGVPLAMAVVVALEQMFARPSLLRSWST from the coding sequence ATGGCGAGGGTTCACCCCAACATGGTGGCCGCGCCGGGCGCCATCGACGAGGCGCCGGCCAGCTCCGCGGTGGACGGGCCGACGACGCTGACGGTGTGGCGCAAGTCCCTGCTGTTCGACTGCAAGGGGTTCACGGTGTTCGACGCCGAGGGCAACCTTGCCTACCGCGTCGACAGCTACGCCTCCGAGAGCGGCGACGAGGTCGTCCTCATGGACGCGGCCGGCCGCCCCGCCTTCACCGTCCGCCGCAAGCGGTTGACCCTGCAGGGCGAGCAGTGGCTCGTCTTCTCCGGCGAGGAGACGCGGAGGCCCGTGTACACCGTCAGGCGGAGCGGCCGCGGCAAGACGTTGGCGCACGTGACGGCGTGCGCGGGCACCGGCGCTGGGCCGTCTTACGAGGTGGAGGGGTCGTACGCGCGGCGGAGCTGCGTGGTGTACGACGGCGAGCGGCGCGCGGTGGCGGAGATCAGGCCCAAGGAGGTGGTCGGCACGGACGTGTTCCGCCTGGCGGTGCAGCCCGGCGTGGGCGTGCCGCTCGCCATGGCAGTGGTGGTGGCGCTGGAGCAGATGTTCGCGAGGCCGTCGCTCCTCAGGAGCTGGTCCACATAG